A genomic region of Candidatus Eisenbacteria bacterium contains the following coding sequences:
- a CDS encoding DUF1211 domain-containing protein, which yields MDKGRLEAFSDGVIAILITIMVLGLAVPRGTGLAALRPLLPTILCYTMSFLYLGIYWNNHHHMLQAIERVDGRVLWANLHLLFWLSLIPFGTSWMGVSGLAPWPVALYGLVLLLAAVAYFILARTLIGLHGADSTLAAAIGADMKGRVSMVMYAAAVALAFVSALLSFAIYVLVAVMWLVPDRRIERTLTR from the coding sequence ATGGACAAGGGGCGCCTGGAGGCCTTCAGCGACGGCGTGATCGCCATCCTGATCACCATCATGGTGCTGGGGCTGGCGGTGCCGCGCGGGACGGGGCTCGCGGCGCTGCGGCCGCTGCTCCCCACGATCCTGTGCTACACGATGAGCTTCCTGTACCTGGGCATCTACTGGAACAACCACCACCACATGCTGCAGGCCATCGAGCGCGTGGACGGGCGCGTGCTGTGGGCCAACCTGCACCTGCTCTTCTGGCTCTCGCTGATCCCCTTTGGCACGTCCTGGATGGGGGTGAGCGGTCTTGCGCCGTGGCCGGTGGCGCTCTACGGGCTCGTCCTCCTGCTCGCTGCGGTGGCCTACTTCATCCTCGCGCGCACCCTGATCGGCCTGCACGGCGCGGATTCCACGCTGGCCGCGGCCATAGGGGCGGACATGAAGGGCCGGGTCTCGATGGTGATGTACGCCGCCGCGGTGGCGCTCGCCTTCGTCAGCGCCCTGCTGTCCTTCGCGATCTACGTGCTGGTGGCGGTGATGTGGCTGGTGCCGGACCGGAGAATTGAGCGCACGCTGACTCGCTGA
- a CDS encoding DUF1697 domain-containing protein, with protein sequence MPRYVAFLRAINVGGHTVKMDRLRGLFESLGLARVETYIASGNVIFETASRSAPALERRIEALLLGELGYEVATFLRTDAEVAAVAEHQAFPASKMKAAVAFNVGFLSEPLGREAQAKLLGYTTAMDAFHVHGREVYWLCRMGQSQSTFNNVSMERALRVRATFRGISTIRRLAANLG encoded by the coding sequence ATGCCCCGCTACGTCGCCTTCCTCAGGGCCATCAATGTCGGCGGCCACACGGTGAAGATGGACCGCCTCCGCGGCTTGTTCGAGTCCCTGGGGCTCGCGCGGGTGGAGACCTACATCGCCAGTGGCAATGTGATCTTCGAGACCGCCTCGCGGTCTGCACCCGCGCTGGAACGGCGCATCGAGGCGCTGCTGCTCGGGGAACTGGGCTACGAGGTGGCCACGTTCCTGCGCACGGACGCGGAGGTGGCCGCGGTGGCGGAGCACCAGGCGTTCCCGGCTTCGAAAATGAAGGCCGCCGTGGCGTTCAACGTGGGTTTCCTGTCCGAGCCCCTGGGCCGTGAAGCGCAGGCAAAGCTCCTGGGCTACACCACGGCCATGGACGCGTTCCATGTCCACGGGCGCGAAGTCTACTGGCTGTGCCGGATGGGGCAGAGCCAGTCCACATTCAACAATGTGTCCATGGAGCGGGCGCTGCGGGTGCGGGCGACGTTCCGGGGGATCAGCACCATTCGAAGGCTGGCCGCGAATCTGGGGTGA
- a CDS encoding MFS transporter, whose product MDRGNTRALWGWIPSLYLAEGLPYVVVMTVSVIMYKGFGVSNTDIALYTSWLYLPWVIKPLWSPVVDLLATRRRWIWAMQLLIGAGLAGVALVLPGPGYFRATLAFFWLVAFNSATHDIAADGFYLLATNERQQALFIGVRTMFYRIATIAGQGLLVVLAGTLQARTGNPRFAWTVAMGSLAVLFALFGLWHRWVLPRPEADRPGNAREIPHFVAEFLATFGAFFRKPGIVTLTLFLLLYRLGEAQLVKMAAPFLLDARAVGGLGLDTAQVGIIYGTIGILALTLGGILGGWVIARHGLKAWLWPMLFAIHLPDVAFIYLAYAQPASLLLVQACVAVEQFGYGFGFTAYLMYMIHIARGEHRTAHYAICTGFMALGMMLPGMWSGWLQDHIGYRHFFTWVVVATVPSFLVALRIPLEAGFGRQGGETDPPRE is encoded by the coding sequence ATGGACCGCGGCAACACCCGGGCCCTGTGGGGATGGATCCCTTCGCTCTACCTCGCCGAGGGCCTGCCCTACGTGGTGGTGATGACCGTCTCGGTCATCATGTACAAGGGCTTCGGGGTCTCCAACACCGACATCGCGCTGTACACCAGCTGGCTGTACCTGCCGTGGGTGATCAAGCCGCTGTGGTCCCCGGTGGTGGACCTGCTGGCCACCCGCCGGCGCTGGATCTGGGCGATGCAGCTGCTGATCGGCGCCGGCCTCGCGGGCGTGGCGCTGGTGCTGCCCGGCCCCGGGTACTTCCGCGCCACGCTGGCCTTCTTCTGGCTGGTGGCCTTCAACTCCGCGACCCACGACATCGCCGCCGACGGATTCTACCTGCTGGCCACCAACGAGCGGCAGCAGGCGCTGTTCATCGGCGTGCGCACCATGTTCTACCGCATCGCCACCATCGCGGGACAGGGGCTGCTGGTGGTGCTGGCGGGCACGTTGCAGGCGCGCACCGGGAATCCGCGCTTCGCCTGGACCGTGGCCATGGGCTCGCTTGCCGTGCTGTTCGCGCTGTTCGGGCTGTGGCACCGCTGGGTGCTGCCGCGCCCGGAAGCGGACCGGCCGGGGAACGCGCGCGAGATCCCGCACTTCGTGGCCGAGTTCCTGGCCACCTTCGGGGCGTTCTTCCGCAAGCCGGGGATCGTGACGCTGACGTTGTTCCTGCTGCTGTACCGCCTGGGCGAGGCCCAGCTGGTGAAGATGGCCGCGCCCTTCCTGCTGGACGCCCGCGCGGTGGGCGGGCTGGGCCTCGACACGGCGCAGGTGGGGATCATCTACGGCACCATCGGCATCCTGGCGCTCACCCTGGGCGGCATCCTCGGCGGGTGGGTGATCGCGCGCCACGGGCTCAAGGCGTGGCTGTGGCCGATGCTCTTCGCGATCCACCTGCCCGACGTGGCGTTCATCTACCTCGCGTATGCCCAGCCCGCGAGCCTGCTGCTGGTGCAGGCGTGCGTGGCGGTGGAGCAGTTCGGCTACGGCTTCGGATTCACCGCGTATCTCATGTACATGATCCACATCGCCCGCGGCGAGCACCGCACCGCGCACTATGCGATCTGCACCGGGTTCATGGCCCTGGGCATGATGCTGCCCGGCATGTGGAGCGGGTGGTTGCAGGACCACATCGGCTACCGCCACTTCTTCACCTGGGTGGTGGTGGCGACGGTGCCGAGCTTTCTGGTGGCGCTGCGCATCCCGCTGGAGGCGGGCTTCGGCCGGCAGGGCGGGGAGACGGATCCGCCGCGAGAGTGA